GTCGTGTCCGGCGCGGCCCGTCGATGCGACCCGTCGATCACGTCGACGCAGCCACGCCCCGACGGCACGTCGACGCACGTCGCGGGCGGGGCGCCCCCACACCCCGCGGCGACCACGGCGGCGACGGTCGCCGCGGTCAGCAGTGCGCGTCGTCCCATCAGGTTGCTCTCGCCGTGCGACCGAGGGTGACGGGCGATGGCTCGCCGACGGGGACAACGCCTGCGACGCGGGCGTGTTCCCATCCCCGCTCGCGCGAACGGTCGGTCTCGGTGGTCGGACGCCGGGTCAGGCGGGGACGGGCTCGCGCTCGGCGGTGCGGTCCTTCTCGCGGTCCTTCTCGCGCTGCTCCACCCGGTCGAGCCCGAACAGGCAGGCGCCGAACAGCACCGCGGCGATCGCAGTCCAAACCGCCGACGGGAACCAGATCGCCCCGGGGTCCTTGAAGGCGTAGAAGTTCGCCTCTTCGACGACGAACTCCTGGGGATCGGATGCACCCCCCGGCTGGACGTAGCTGGCGACGATCTGGAGCTTGGCACCAGCCACCCGCAGGCCGCGGTCACGGGTGACGAGGATCTCGGGCTCATCAGGATCGTCCTCGCGCGGCTTGACCCGAGCGCTCAGGAACGGCGACGCCGGCTCGAGGCCCTCGACCTGCGACGGGTCGGGGATCTTGTCGTTGATCGCCCGCCGACGTTGCTGGCCCAGCAACGGGGCGCCGGACTCGCTGGTCGGGAAGTACACCGACAGCATCCGGTCTGCGGCGGGGGACAGGTCACCGGTGAGCTGGTCGTAGCGGGGATTGTCATCGAGCTCCTCGTCGGAGGCGTCGGGCATGCCGACGAACTCGGCTGGGGTCTGGAAGGCGTCCAGGTCGTTGGTGACCTGGAAGTACTCCGCCCGCTCGGATCCCGGTTCCATCGGGAACCACTTGCCCTGGTAGTGATCGACGGACTGCCCGGGGAAGTACGTCAGGCCGGTCGCGATCGGCGTCCCCGGCGCACCGAACCACCAGAACAGCCCGATGGCCGTCGCGAACGCGAAGAACGCCGTGCCGTAGATCAGGGCACCCTTCTTCCAGCCGTAGTTGGACCACAGCAGCACGAACACGCTGCCCGAGAAGAAGATGAACCCGATGATCGGGACGATCGTCGAGGCGATGTGGGTGCCCGGGATCCCCTCCTCGGTGGCCAGCAGCAGCGGCAGGTCGAGCAGTTCAGGCATGGGTTCCTCCGGGTCTCAGGACGCCCGCTGTTGGATGCTCTGGAGGTAGTCCACCAGCCGCGTGATCGCATCCTCGGTGAGCACCCCTTGCCATGCCGGCATCGGGGGCAGGCCGCCCGGCACCCGCCGCCCCTCCTCGATCGTGTGTCGGACCGCCTCGCGCGCGGCACGGTCGTTCTCCGGCGTCCCGTCGGCGCCGTACCGGGCGAACTCGTGGATCAGCTCGGGAGCGGGCGCGGGACCGTCGGCGCGCTGTCCCGACCCGCCCGGGCCGTGGCAGCGGACGCAGTTGGCGTCGAAGATCTCGGCCCCGCCCGCCCCGCGGAACGCTTGCGGCTCTTCGACCTTGTCGACCTGGATGGACAGCAGGTAGGCCACGATCGATTCGATCTGCTGGTCGTTCATGGCCCCCCCGTACGCCGCGCTCCACGCGGGCATCGGCGTGCCGGCCCGACCGCGCCGGATCGTCTCGAGCATGAACTCCTCGACGTCCTCGACGTTGGGGTTGTCCTCGTACCGGGCGACGAAGTTGTTGAGGGCCGGTGCCGGCCACGACGCCTCCAGTCCCGACCCGGGCGGCGGCTGGGCGCTGCCGCCGCTGGCGTTTCCGCCGTGGCACTGGGCGCACGCCTCGGCGAACTCGAGCCGACCGTGCTCGAGGTCACGCTCGTAGAACACGTCCTTCCACTCGTTGATGCGGGTCGGCTCCAGCACCCAGTACACCGGGAGGAAGAACGCCATGAACAGCGTCAGCGCGACCCCCCACGACATCGCCCGCTCCAGGCCGGTGCTCTCCAGTTCGTCGTCGGAGTGGTAGGGGCGCATCGACAGCGGGATGTCGCCGGCGCGTCGGGGTCCGCGGCGCCGGCCAGGTCCGACCACGAAGTACGCCGCCGCGAAGCCCGCCAGCGCCACGAGCAGCACGATGACGGCGATGTCCCTTGCTTCCATGGTGCCTCGCGGGTCGGTCGGACGTCGGTCTTCAGATGTCGATGCAGTGCGGCCCCTCGGGCTCCTGCTGCAGGACGTTGGCGGTCCGGGCAGGGCCGGTCAGGACGATCCCGGTGCTGGCGACGAAGTTGCCGTCGTCGTCGATCTCGCTGGGGAACCGATCCAGGCCCCGCGGTGCCGGGCCACCGGTCCACTCGCCCAACCGGTTGTACTTCG
The genomic region above belongs to Actinomycetota bacterium and contains:
- a CDS encoding c-type cytochrome; translated protein: MEARDIAVIVLLVALAGFAAAYFVVGPGRRRGPRRAGDIPLSMRPYHSDDELESTGLERAMSWGVALTLFMAFFLPVYWVLEPTRINEWKDVFYERDLEHGRLEFAEACAQCHGGNASGGSAQPPPGSGLEASWPAPALNNFVARYEDNPNVEDVEEFMLETIRRGRAGTPMPAWSAAYGGAMNDQQIESIVAYLLSIQVDKVEEPQAFRGAGGAEIFDANCVRCHGPGGSGQRADGPAPAPELIHEFARYGADGTPENDRAAREAVRHTIEEGRRVPGGLPPMPAWQGVLTEDAITRLVDYLQSIQQRAS